In Fervidobacterium nodosum Rt17-B1, one genomic interval encodes:
- a CDS encoding response regulator produces the protein MDFLEMFFEELREKGNESINDIKSFLESRDGALINDIYRLFHTIKGSASLVGLVGYKNLFHKIEDYFKSYLAGQGELSDEFLSRLLSIIPPLLERDGDLSESEVQDLIDRLEGKKEAETTIFSKEQGALSVEYIQEFLSMALTTENSLMRGDINSALRIIRLAKSKLTSTIQELYYTKLRNILSNFDTLIVQEATNAKKKVRLNLEIGDEMVEKKDSKALIDILVHLVRNSISHGIESPDERKKIGKDEIGVITIRSYVLNNELYLEVEDDGQGIDFEKVRKKAMERNLGHLRPEDVIFVPGFSTKEEADGTAGRGVGLDAVKNFAMARGGDVEFVTTPGIGTRFIIHFPVKSFLIKVLVLEADGQQFCISTQDVLEIVTKLKAIDGKVKYKDKVCDVVYKSSNPRFGIITRNYRAIFVDNIVGIFDGQVSSESYPSVKGFVKNVYVYPLPIIDIDSFREGEVKKTKKINVLLVDDSVVTRSVVSKFLEAFGYEVIEAKNGSEAISYVESSNCDVVVCDVEMPDIDGFETTRRIKQIKKDLPVILFSTLSKEQLAKGLEVGADAYLSKEESPERLLRLIEKLVG, from the coding sequence TCCTTGAATCGAGAGATGGAGCGTTGATAAATGATATATACAGATTATTTCACACTATCAAAGGGTCAGCAAGTCTTGTTGGACTTGTTGGTTACAAAAATTTATTTCATAAAATCGAAGATTACTTCAAAAGTTATTTGGCTGGACAAGGTGAATTATCAGATGAATTTTTGTCAAGGCTATTATCGATAATACCACCTCTTTTGGAGCGTGATGGCGACCTTTCAGAATCAGAAGTCCAGGATTTAATCGATAGGTTAGAAGGAAAGAAAGAGGCTGAAACAACTATATTTTCTAAAGAGCAGGGAGCTTTATCTGTCGAATATATCCAAGAATTTTTATCGATGGCTCTAACAACGGAAAATAGCTTAATGCGTGGAGATATAAATAGTGCACTTAGGATTATTCGTTTGGCGAAGTCCAAATTAACTTCCACTATCCAAGAATTATACTATACTAAGCTTCGAAATATTCTTTCGAACTTCGATACATTAATCGTTCAGGAGGCAACGAATGCAAAAAAGAAAGTAAGATTAAACCTTGAGATTGGTGATGAAATGGTTGAGAAGAAAGATTCGAAAGCTTTAATTGATATACTTGTTCACTTAGTTAGAAATTCGATATCTCATGGTATAGAATCGCCTGATGAAAGGAAAAAAATTGGAAAAGACGAAATAGGCGTAATAACTATTAGAAGTTATGTGCTGAATAATGAACTCTATTTAGAGGTAGAAGACGATGGTCAAGGGATAGACTTTGAAAAAGTAAGAAAGAAAGCCATGGAGAGAAACCTTGGACACTTAAGACCAGAGGATGTTATATTTGTGCCCGGATTTTCAACAAAAGAAGAAGCTGATGGTACAGCTGGTAGAGGTGTTGGACTTGACGCTGTCAAGAATTTTGCTATGGCACGTGGTGGTGATGTGGAGTTTGTTACTACACCGGGAATAGGAACACGGTTTATAATCCACTTTCCAGTGAAATCATTCCTTATTAAAGTACTCGTTCTTGAAGCTGATGGGCAACAATTTTGTATAAGTACACAAGACGTGCTTGAGATAGTTACGAAGTTAAAAGCAATTGATGGTAAAGTTAAATACAAAGATAAGGTATGCGATGTAGTGTACAAATCCTCGAATCCAAGATTTGGAATAATAACCCGAAATTATAGAGCTATTTTCGTAGATAATATAGTTGGCATTTTCGATGGGCAAGTAAGTAGTGAAAGCTATCCATCTGTAAAGGGTTTTGTCAAAAATGTTTATGTTTATCCATTACCTATAATCGATATAGATTCATTTAGAGAAGGAGAAGTTAAAAAAACAAAGAAAATCAATGTTTTACTCGTTGACGATTCTGTCGTTACAAGAAGTGTTGTATCTAAGTTCTTGGAAGCTTTTGGTTACGAGGTAATAGAAGCCAAAAATGGTTCAGAAGCGATAAGTTATGTTGAGAGTTCAAATTGCGATGTTGTTGTTTGCGATGTGGAAATGCCAGATATAGATGGTTTTGAAACCACAAGGAGAATAAAACAAATAAAAAAAGACTTACCGGTGATATTGTTTAGCACACTTTCTAAAGAACAATTAGCAAAAGGACTCGAAGTTGGTGCGGATGCTTATTTATCAAAAGAAGAATCACCAGAGAGATTGCTGAGATTAATCGAAAAATTGGTAGGATAA
- the lgt gene encoding prolipoprotein diacylglyceryl transferase, with product MSKSKRIILSVVIILAVGIGLFFFLREVFSGRLIVRDYIFQIGKFQLRWYSICIASGILVAYVLARRRLSMYPIKPEDLDEGLFWGIVAGILGARIYYVIFNWNYYSKYPSEIYKIWHGGLAIHGGIFGALLMIFIYSKIKGYFKFVHATDLFTSVLPLAQAIGRWGNFFNYEAYGRPTTLPWKMYVPPERRMPGFDIDRFFHPTFLYESLWDITIFVFLYFFVEKRKREYGETTALYLILYSLGRFWIESLRLDSLMAGHFRAAQVVSIILIFIGAAWYAYIIGKTGKRDN from the coding sequence TTGAGCAAAAGTAAAAGAATTATATTATCAGTCGTGATTATTTTAGCCGTTGGAATTGGATTGTTTTTCTTCTTAAGGGAAGTTTTTTCTGGACGGCTTATTGTTAGGGATTACATTTTCCAAATTGGCAAATTTCAATTGAGGTGGTACAGTATTTGTATTGCAAGTGGTATATTAGTCGCTTACGTACTTGCGAGAAGAAGATTAAGCATGTATCCTATTAAACCAGAAGATCTTGATGAGGGATTATTCTGGGGAATTGTTGCCGGAATATTGGGGGCAAGGATTTACTATGTTATTTTTAATTGGAATTACTACTCGAAATATCCTTCGGAGATATATAAGATATGGCACGGTGGATTAGCTATCCATGGTGGTATATTTGGAGCTCTGCTGATGATATTTATATACTCAAAAATAAAAGGTTATTTTAAATTTGTCCACGCAACCGATTTGTTTACTTCTGTGCTTCCTTTGGCTCAAGCCATCGGTAGATGGGGAAATTTCTTCAATTACGAAGCCTATGGAAGACCCACCACACTACCTTGGAAAATGTATGTTCCACCTGAAAGAAGAATGCCAGGTTTTGATATTGATAGATTTTTCCATCCAACCTTTTTATACGAAAGTTTGTGGGATATAACTATATTTGTTTTTCTGTACTTTTTTGTTGAAAAAAGAAAACGTGAATATGGTGAAACAACAGCTTTGTACCTTATACTTTATTCATTAGGTCGCTTTTGGATCGAATCACTAAGGCTTGACAGCCTTATGGCAGGTCACTTTCGAGCAGCTCAGGTTGTTAGTATTATTCTAATTTTTATCGGTGCTGCTTGGTATGCGTACATAATAGGAAAAACGGGCAAGAGGGACAATTAA
- a CDS encoding winged helix-turn-helix domain-containing protein has translation MEKFDFFEYSPLYKQMMILQALSEGITSHSEISLKAGIVPSLVNKYLKSFLSDELVEKVEGKYKLTNKGLIKLNYLRLAYLSEISELYKSIEVKFQDVFLKLVGKKDICIYGAGVVGKILFRLIANKEKFNVIAFLDDDRNKVGTKIEGVPVLSLETNIQADALIVASFKNVDKMCEKALRKGFRNVYSVEFLGDKLKLVWRG, from the coding sequence ATGGAAAAATTTGATTTTTTTGAATATTCTCCCTTATACAAACAAATGATGATTTTACAAGCTCTTTCCGAAGGAATTACGTCTCATTCCGAAATATCTTTGAAGGCAGGTATTGTACCTTCGTTGGTTAATAAATACCTTAAATCCTTTCTTTCAGATGAGCTTGTGGAAAAAGTCGAAGGGAAGTATAAACTTACAAATAAAGGATTAATAAAACTTAATTATTTAAGATTAGCGTATTTGTCTGAAATTTCAGAATTGTATAAAAGCATCGAAGTTAAATTTCAGGATGTGTTTTTAAAGCTTGTTGGAAAAAAAGACATCTGTATTTACGGCGCCGGCGTTGTTGGTAAGATATTATTTAGATTAATAGCTAACAAAGAAAAATTCAATGTTATAGCGTTTTTAGATGATGACAGAAACAAAGTTGGGACAAAGATAGAAGGAGTACCTGTTTTAAGCTTAGAGACAAATATACAAGCGGACGCTTTAATTGTCGCTTCTTTTAAAAATGTTGATAAAATGTGCGAGAAAGCGTTGAGAAAAGGTTTTAGAAATGTTTACTCTGTGGAATTCTTAGGTGATAAACTCAAGCTTGTTTGGAGAGGCTGA
- a CDS encoding chemotaxis protein CheB: MESSKDMINKANYKVIIVGSAGSPNVAVNLLKINEKLNIPVIICIHFTSSAMETFANHIEIETGHIVKIVDQPTPIKNEIYLPKGGKDIIFISENTLNSVESEYKVHPSISKLFESLVKYADDKTTIIVLGGLGDDGKDYAKILRNKGVKFVIEKSPRFPYLPNNIAKELEMRYEQAEQSRIKDIIIRINRQALQDY, encoded by the coding sequence ATGGAAAGTTCAAAAGATATGATTAATAAAGCTAATTACAAAGTTATAATTGTTGGTTCCGCGGGAAGCCCTAATGTTGCAGTAAACCTTTTGAAAATAAACGAAAAGCTTAATATTCCAGTAATTATATGTATCCATTTTACAAGTAGTGCTATGGAAACGTTTGCAAATCACATCGAAATTGAGACAGGACATATAGTAAAAATCGTTGATCAACCAACTCCTATAAAAAATGAAATATACTTACCAAAAGGCGGTAAAGATATAATTTTCATTTCGGAAAATACTTTGAATTCTGTTGAGAGTGAATATAAGGTACATCCTTCGATATCAAAGTTATTTGAATCGCTTGTCAAATACGCAGACGATAAAACAACTATTATAGTACTCGGCGGACTTGGCGACGATGGAAAAGACTATGCCAAAATACTCAGAAATAAGGGAGTTAAATTTGTTATTGAGAAAAGTCCAAGGTTTCCTTATCTGCCAAACAACATCGCGAAAGAATTAGAAATGAGGTATGAACAAGCGGAACAGAGTAGAATAAAAGATATAATAATAAGAATTAACAGACAAGCTTTGCAAGATTATTGA
- a CDS encoding methyl-accepting chemotaxis protein — protein sequence MKLRMKLRTKYALIIALLIFATTLVFFSILISQVSKIIENITLKNFLNETKVFSEIKQYDFLLNFKPEFGYYYVLSTEGITLYHTDPTKIGIDVKTQVPGLLEYMKQEKSGVYSYLYQGVKRYVAFSYDGEKYFAHAAREDELFKDLKRLQSNIFKFLIPVMVIISIIIGYIFGGILIAPTKKQYYATNELLEKISDNIISTSTSTAEIKSMAQNTEEASMELDKSVEEFAAYFEESRAEVETTLDRIKDFTKTIEEITNAVTELTNMIESVGGFVEKITEISDNITVLAINASIETSKETIDRDGLSRIAEMIMELSNSTRSLAKESKNSLKDVDKVVTSTVLITEKISKELNNVRESLNLISQVVFASTQNTDKLSRISRNTHEAVEQLYAGVEQLEEAISQIKSEVEKFGQMFRDIKL from the coding sequence ATGAAATTAAGGATGAAACTTAGAACTAAGTATGCTTTAATAATTGCGTTATTAATTTTTGCAACGACTTTGGTTTTCTTTTCGATATTGATTTCTCAAGTTTCAAAAATTATCGAAAATATTACACTTAAGAATTTTTTAAATGAGACAAAAGTGTTTTCCGAAATAAAACAATACGATTTTTTACTTAATTTCAAACCAGAATTTGGATATTACTATGTTCTTTCAACTGAAGGTATAACGCTTTACCATACAGATCCGACAAAAATAGGAATTGACGTAAAAACCCAAGTTCCAGGGTTATTGGAATATATGAAACAAGAAAAATCGGGAGTATATTCTTATTTATACCAAGGAGTAAAAAGATACGTTGCTTTTTCTTACGATGGTGAAAAGTACTTTGCTCATGCAGCAAGGGAAGATGAGCTTTTCAAAGATTTGAAAAGATTGCAATCTAACATATTTAAGTTTCTAATTCCAGTAATGGTTATAATTTCCATAATTATTGGTTATATTTTTGGAGGTATTCTTATTGCTCCTACGAAGAAACAATATTATGCGACAAATGAATTGTTGGAGAAGATTTCAGACAATATCATATCAACATCTACTTCAACCGCTGAGATAAAATCTATGGCACAAAATACCGAAGAAGCCTCTATGGAGCTTGATAAATCAGTTGAAGAATTTGCAGCTTATTTTGAAGAAAGCCGAGCGGAAGTGGAAACGACATTAGATAGAATAAAAGACTTTACGAAAACAATAGAAGAAATAACGAATGCTGTTACGGAATTAACGAATATGATAGAATCTGTTGGCGGGTTTGTTGAAAAAATAACTGAAATATCAGATAATATAACTGTATTAGCTATAAACGCATCGATTGAGACGAGTAAAGAAACAATAGACCGTGACGGACTTTCTCGAATAGCGGAAATGATAATGGAACTTTCTAATTCAACTCGTTCTCTTGCCAAGGAGTCAAAAAATTCACTTAAAGACGTTGATAAAGTAGTTACTTCGACTGTCTTGATTACTGAAAAAATATCCAAAGAATTAAACAATGTCAGAGAATCATTGAATCTAATAAGCCAAGTTGTATTTGCGTCGACACAGAATACAGACAAACTCTCTCGAATTTCTCGAAATACTCATGAAGCTGTGGAACAGTTGTATGCAGGTGTTGAACAACTTGAAGAAGCAATTAGTCAAATAAAATCTGAGGTAGAAAAATTCGGTCAAATGTTTAGAGATATAAAATTGTGA
- a CDS encoding response regulator codes for MKKVLAIDDSTVWRNFLQNLLEIKGYNVETAKDGLDGINKFFTFLPDVVIVDYVMPKLNGIHFTRFIRSFSFSKNVGIIMLTGADETVNKFWAKKSGVNYFLKKTLPQDELEKEVLEFVNKPFAMEWSREIYKIHIEPYGELVDIIEESLKESTLVREIMSYSEFIYDERLVVNKLFELFSEVLNFKAMYMSICSLSEMRLYGFGENLASPEELHSFIENFTGIRYYSSVKAYFDGNRKIKDNFVIEIIYQKGEPVGFLVVEEPSSHEVVQHVLSIVNEPIGALIGLINDYNNLSSGKEIDEVTGLYNKTYFRTRLLNALDFVQRNNLPASLGKLTIKNLREISTKHGEDATNNLLKKIGNVFLEKFQEFSARFSANEFVCIFIGEDIERAKLEIEECKKNVQKIAQSENIKIDFDCKVVEWHGETIGELIEKLT; via the coding sequence GTGAAAAAAGTGCTCGCGATTGATGATTCGACAGTTTGGAGAAATTTTTTGCAGAATCTTTTGGAAATTAAGGGTTACAATGTTGAAACCGCCAAAGATGGTTTGGATGGTATAAACAAGTTTTTTACTTTCCTCCCAGATGTTGTTATTGTTGATTACGTAATGCCAAAGCTTAATGGTATACATTTCACACGCTTCATTAGGAGTTTTAGTTTTTCGAAAAATGTTGGAATAATCATGCTTACAGGTGCTGATGAAACAGTCAATAAATTTTGGGCTAAAAAAAGTGGTGTGAATTATTTTTTAAAGAAAACACTTCCTCAAGATGAATTAGAGAAAGAAGTACTTGAATTTGTCAATAAACCGTTCGCTATGGAATGGTCAAGGGAAATTTACAAAATCCATATAGAACCATATGGAGAACTTGTGGATATAATTGAAGAGAGCTTAAAAGAATCGACTCTGGTGAGAGAAATAATGAGCTATTCCGAATTTATTTACGATGAAAGGCTTGTTGTAAATAAGCTTTTTGAACTTTTTAGTGAAGTACTGAACTTTAAAGCGATGTATATGAGCATTTGTTCATTGTCTGAAATGAGGCTCTATGGGTTTGGTGAGAATTTAGCCTCGCCAGAAGAATTACATTCGTTTATAGAAAATTTTACGGGCATAAGATATTATTCCAGTGTAAAAGCATATTTTGATGGAAATAGAAAAATAAAAGATAATTTTGTAATAGAGATTATCTACCAAAAGGGTGAACCTGTAGGGTTTTTAGTTGTGGAAGAGCCTTCTTCACATGAAGTTGTTCAACATGTGCTTTCGATTGTTAACGAACCAATTGGTGCTTTAATAGGTTTAATTAACGATTACAACAATCTTTCATCAGGAAAAGAGATAGATGAAGTCACCGGGTTATACAATAAAACATATTTTAGAACGAGATTATTGAACGCTTTGGATTTTGTTCAAAGGAATAACTTGCCAGCATCACTTGGAAAATTAACAATCAAAAATCTTAGAGAGATAAGTACTAAACATGGTGAAGATGCGACAAATAATTTATTGAAAAAGATTGGAAACGTTTTTCTTGAGAAATTTCAGGAGTTTTCTGCAAGGTTTTCTGCTAATGAGTTCGTTTGTATATTTATTGGCGAAGATATAGAACGAGCTAAATTAGAGATTGAAGAGTGCAAAAAAAATGTACAAAAAATTGCACAAAGTGAAAATATTAAAATTGATTTTGATTGTAAAGTTGTCGAGTGGCACGGTGAAACGATTGGAGAGCTAATTGAAAAATTAACATAA